The Gemmatimonadota bacterium DNA window ATCGCGACGTGGTCGCCGTTGACTCCGTCGAGGGGGCCTGGAGCCCCCGGCATGATCAGTACGCCCCGGTCAAAGGCTTCCCGGACCACGCGTCCCGTCACGCCAAGCGAGGGTTCGAAGGGAGTACCCCGCTCCTTGTCCGCCGCGAATTCGACGCCGCAGAGCAGGCCCTTGCCCCGCACCGTACGCACCATGGGCAGTTCGGTCAGCGGCTCCAGTTGTTCAAGCATCACTTCACCCATTTTCGCACAACGCTTTACGAGATGGTGACTTTCGACATATTCCTGTACGGCCAAAGCGGTGGCGCAGGACAGGGGATTACCGCCGTAGGTATGGCCGTGAACGAAGGCCGGCGCGGTCTCATAGATGGCATCGTAAATCTCGTCCCGCGCTATGGTCGCGGCGATCGGCGTGTATCCACTGCTGAGTCCCTTCCCGGTCGCCATCAGGTCCGGGACGATCCCCCAGTGGTCGATCCCGAAGTTGACCCCGGTCCTGCCGTATCCGGTGACGACTTCATCGATGATCAGGAGAATCCGGTAGTGATCGCAGATGTCCCTGATCGTGCTGAAGTAGTCGTCCGGAGGCGCCAGTCCGGCGGAGGACGTTCCCAGGATGGGTTCGACGATGAAGGCGGATATGTACTCCGCGCCGGTCTGCCGGATCACGCGCTCCAGTTCGTCGGTACTGTGCTGCCCAATATGGGGGAAGTCCAGCAGATAGGGCGTGTAGTCCTTCCTCCAGGCCGACCGGCCCGACATGGACAGGGCGCCGATCGTATTGCCGTGCCAGCTCTGCCAGCAGGAAACGACCTGATACTTTGACGGGTTCCCTGTTTCAATGTGGTATTTACGCGCGATCTTCATGGCCGCTTCCGTGGCTTCCGATCCGCCGGATACGAAGAACACCCGGCCCATTCCTTCGGGGGCCATTTCGGTGATTTTCCGGGCCAGGTCGATCTGTGGCTGGCTGGTGAACTGACCGTAGGCGAAGGTGACCTTTCGGGCCTGTTCGGCCATGGCCTCGGCGATTTCCTCGACGCCGTGGCCGATGCTGACCACGTGCACCCCCGCACACGCGTCCAGATAGGCCCTGCCTTCCGTATCATACAGATAGCATCCCCTGCCATGTGAAATCCGGGGCCAGTGGTCCTTGCGCGCACGGTGGAAGATGTATTCTTGCGGTTCACTTCGACGTACCATGTATACTCCGGGAATCACGCGTCCGGTTTGGAATCCCTGCGTCCGGCTCGGAAACCGGCGAGTCCGGTTCGAAACCGGGGGCCGTCTACGTTAAAACGCGCTGGTCGCTCAGATCCTGGCCTCCCACGGTCTCGACGATACTCGCGCCGCGGACGGCGATCTGCTCGAGTCCCTCGAAGGCGTTGACGATGTGATACTGCGTCGGCAGGTCCCGCCACGCTGCCCGGTGGAACCGCACCCTGCCTTTGCCGTTCCACTGCGCCGTCACCCTGCGGTTCGGGGCGGCGGACGGGGTCAACACGGCATACTCCGCGTCGGCCTCGCCCCACTCGCCGGTACGGGGTATGTACTTGTAGTGAAGGGTTCCCGTCACCACGGCGCGATCTTCCCCTATCTCCGCGCCATTGCCTTTTTCCGCAGTCGTTTTGTCCTCGGCCGCTTCTCCTTCGGCCTCCGCCGGGGCCTTCTCCATATCCGTCAGGCGCATGTCCATGAAGGTAAAGCCGAGCCACTCCGCCGCGCAGCGGGTTTCGCCGTTCAAGACGACCGGCGGCGGGATCGCGCAGTAGATCTTCGAGAAGCCCAACTGTTCTCTTCCCGTCAATATCGGGTCGGCCAGGTTCTCCCACAAGACGGCGAGAAAGGGGCCCCTGGCCCGGTCCCGCTTTCCTGCGTACTCGGCCGGGAAACTGACCCCGAGGGTATTGTATCCCCTGCCGGCCAGCCATTCTATTTCGGTCAGATAGGAAACCGTCACGGTGACCACGGGTTCGCCGGCCAGTGTGAAACCCGCCGGAAGCAGGGCGTCGAGCTGTTCCGCCCTGGTCAGGAATCTCACGGAATATGAAATGGACCGGGGAGTATCCCGACAGTCGAATCCGTGTCCTTCGGGTCCCTGCCTGGGACCCGCCGCTGGTCCGAAATGTGTCGGCATCATGTACATCCGGCCGGGCTGAAGCTTGTAGGGCATGGCGTTTTCTCACGGAAACCCGGCAGTTCGCCGCCGGGTCGAAGTGCGCACCGGGACGCGAATACACGCCGGACTGTCAAATATGTGCTGGCGTTTCAATGGTCGGACTATATACAATCCTTTCAATCCATGTCAAGTTCGGGGTATGCGACAGGCGGGAAGGCCATGCGGCACAGAATCCTCGGGAAGACCGGCATCCGGGTCAGCGAGATCGGACTCGGCGGGTTGTTTGTATCGACCTACGGCTCGGAGCGGGACGAAGGCATTCGGGCGGTTCGGCGGGGACTGGAACTCGGTATAAACTATGTCGACACGGCACCGTCATACAGCGATTCCGAGGAAGTGATGGGCCAGGCCTGGAAGGGGTGGCGCAACCCTACATCCTTTCGACCAAACTCGGCGGACGGCCGAAACCCTTCGATCCCCGGGACACGGAACAGTTGCGCCGCTCCATTGAGACCAGCCTCGAACTATTGAATCGCGACACGATCGACATACTCATGATCCACGAACCTGACCGGCCCGGCCAGTACGACTGGTTTACGGACTGGGAACGGTTTCACGGCCCCGTGTGCGAACTGCTCGAGGCACTGAAGTCGGAAGGCATAATCCGGCACACCGGCCTGGGAGGTACGACGGCGTATACGCTGCCCGCTATCATGGCGACCGGCGCGTACGATGTCGTGCTCACGGCGTTCAATTACAGCCTGCTCTGGCAGGAAGCGGTCCACGCGGTGTTTCCCGAGGCCGTGAAGCAGCACATGGGGATTGTCGTGGGATCCCCGCTGCAGCAGGGGGCGCTGTCCGCCTGTTACACCGAGCAGGTGGAGTGCGGGGCGCCCTGGTTGTCACCGCCCCGGCGCGAGCAGTTCAGGCGGCTATATGCCCTGGTGGAGGAGCTGGACATGCCTCTGCCGGAACTGGCGATCCGCTGGGTGTTGTCCAACCCCGTCGTATCCACGGTCCTGTCGGGATCGAGATCGGTCGAGGAGGTCGAGCAGAACGTCGGTTACGTGGCGTCGGGTCCGCTTTCCGGGACGGTCATGGACCGGGTGCGGGAAATCGCGGACATGGTGCCCTTCCGGCCTTTCGAGGAACCCTTTGGCCTGCCCTTCACACGCGCCTACCGGGGGCCGGGCATGGCGCGGTAGCAAAGATACGGACCGGCTGCCTCACCGGTCATCCGGTCGAACGTCCATCATGCCCAGGACATTACGCAACTTCGCGGCGGCCGTGGCGTAGTCGTACTTCGCCGTAACGTGATCGGTCTCGGCCTGCTTCAGGACGAACTGGGCGTCGATGAGCTCGAGCTGCGTGCTGACGCCGCCCTCGTACTGTACCTGCGCGATGGACAGGCCGCGGCTGGCCAATTCGACGGCCTCCTCGCCCGCCCTTACGCGTTCCGATGCCTCCACCACGTTGAGCACGGCCTCGGTGACGTCCACCTCGATCTGCTTTCCGAGCTGGTGTTCGACGTACCTTGACAGCTCATAGTCCGCCTGGGCCTGCATGATACGGCCCGAGTTCTGTCTGCCGTCGAAGACCGGAATCGATACGTTGATGAGCGTGTTCCAACTCCGGGAGAAGTCGTTGAACCCGATCGACTTGAAACCGGGGTCGTTCACCTGGGCCTGCATCAGGTATCCCGCGGAAAGCGATACGTCGAGTCCGTTTTCTCCCCGTGCGAGCCGGATCGCCGCATCGTTCATCGTGGTCTGCAGCCGGGCGGCTTTCAGGTCCGACCGGTTCTCCAGCGCCTGGTCCACGGCCGTTTCGATGTCCTCCGGCAAGCCGGATACGTCTACGTCGAGGCTGCCGGTACACCGGATACGCACCTGCCGCGGCAATCCGATCAGGCGCTTTAAGTTCGCTTTCGCGATCGCGAGCCGGTTCCCGGCCTGGGTGACCGGCGGGAGGGCGTTGGTTACTTCCACCCGAGCCCTGAGTACGTCATAATCCGATACCGTCCCGGCTTCGTAAAAACGCTGTACGCCTTCGTACTGGGCCACGGCACGGTCATGAGCCGCCGTGGAAACCTCCAGCGTGGCTTCGGCCAGCAGGACATCGTAGTACCCTTCGTGGACCTGGTGCACGATGTCCCCCCGCATACGTTCCGTGTTGGATGCCGAAATCTGCTGGAAGTAGCGCGCGATTCTCAGGCCGACTCCGACCTGCCCGCCCCGATAGATGGTCTGGGATAGATCGAGTCCGAAGTTGATCACGTTGTCGGTGCCCACCTTGAAGGTCTGGCCGCCGAAATTGAACTCCGGAAGAGCCCAGTTCCGGGTGATGGAACTGCTGAAGTCGAGCTTGGGCAGCGCTTCGGAATACGCTTCCCGCACGCGCGCCCGGGCACGGTCTTCCTCCAGCCGGGTGCTCAGCAGGGATTCGTTGTTCCTGAGCGCAAGCTCGACGGCCCGGTCGAGCGTAAGCACGATCTCGTCGTCCTGCTGGGCGGACAACGGAAGTGCGACGCCGGCCGCAAGGGCGATCGACACCACAGCATTAATCACGGCGCGAATCATGCTATCCTCCGGCTTAATTCTTCGGCTTTCGGTCATACCGCGGGTACGGGCTGATCAACGGCGGCACCGCTGTCCCGCCCGCTTTCTTCCTCGGCCCTGGCCTCCGCGTCACCCCGCTCGGCCCATCCCGATACGAAATCGTACATCACGGGAACCACGATCAGGGTCAACACCGTGGCAATGGCCAGTCCGAAGATCACGGCTACGCCCATGGGACCCCACCACTGCGAACTTTCGCCGCCTACTTCCAGGGTCAGGGTCATGAAATTGAAGCTGATCCCGGTAGTCAGGGGAATGAGGCCGAGGATGGTGGTGATCGCCGTCAACAGGACCGGCCGCAACCGGGTCACCCCACCCTGCACGATCGCCTCTCTTCGGCGCAGTCCGCGCCTTCGAAGTTTCCTGATATAGTCGATCAGCACGATGGCGTTGTTGACGACCACCCCCGCCAGGCTGATGACCCCGATCCCGGTCATGATGATGCCGAAGGGCGTGGCCGTCACGATCAGGCCGAAGAGGACGCCGATCAGCGACAGCACCACGGACATCATGATGATGAAGGGCATGGTGACGGAGTTGAACTGCGTGACCAGCACGAGGGTGATCAGGATCAGAGCGATGAAAAAAGCCCTGGAGAGAAAGGCGGTGGCTTCGTCTTGTTCGACGTTTTCACCGGCGTACCGCAGGGCGTAACCTTCCGGAAGCGCGAGGTCCGCCAGGGCGACCTGCACGTCCGTGAGCACATCGTTGGCGAGCCGGCCTTCCACGTCGCCCTCGATGGTGAGCACGCGTTCCTGGTCCTTCCGCTTGATCGACCCCACCCCGCCGGCCACGCGGGTCTGGGCCAGGATGCTCAACGAAACGAGTTCGTCATCGTGGATGATGTGTATACGTTCCAGGTCGGCGAACGTGGATCGCTCCGGCTCGGCGAAACGTACGACGATGTCGTATTCTTCCTCGCCGACACGGTACTTGGAGGCTTCCGTGCCGTTGATGGCCGTACGCACCGCCCGGGCGATCTGCGCCGTGTTCAGTTCAAGCAGGGCGGCCTGCTCGCGGTCGATTTCCACCTTCAGTTCCGGCTTGCCGGAGTCGTAGTCGTCCTTGAGGTCCACAAGGCCCGGGATGTTTTCGATGAGCAGCACGGCTTCATCGGCCAGCCGGCTGAGCACGGCGAAGTCCTCTCCCACGATTTCAATGTTGACGGGCGCCGCGGTGGGCGGACCGGGCTGCGGCGTGATGATTTCCACGTCGGCGCCGATGAGGCGCTCCATCCGCTGCCTGATCATCTCCACCGTACTGAAAGAGGACTGCCCCCTGTCCTGCCGTTCGAAAAAGTCCACGATGATCCGCGACTTGTGGGGCGTCCCGCCGCCACCCGCGCTGAAATCCTGCGGATTCGGGGATGATCCCACACTGGCGACATACTGGTTCATGTCGGGTACGTCCTGGATGAAATCCTCTGCCTGGCGGACGATGCCGTCGGAGACGTCCAGCTTGGTGCCGATCGCCGTGTTCACATCGATGTAAGCCTGGTTCGGTTCGGTCTCCGGGAAGAATTCCACCCCCTTGCCGATCAGCCCGTAAAGCACGATCATCCCGACGAGCGCGCCGCAGGTGACGAACATGACCGGCGTTCGATGCGCCAGCGCCCACATGAGAAACCGGCTGTACCGCTGACGTACGATCATCAGCCACTTCTGGTCCTTCCGGGCTGAGTTCACGGTGAGCAGCACGGAGCAGACCGTGGGATTGATGATGAGCCCGACGAAAAGCGAGGCAGAAAGGGTGATGATCAGCGTGGCCGGCAGGTAACTCATGAAATCGCCGATGATGCCGGGCCAGAAAAGCATGGGGGTGAAGGCGCACAGGGTCGTGAGGGTGGAAGTGCAGACCGGCACGGCCACCTCGCCCACTCCTTCGCGGGCGGCGCGGATCAGGGGAGTGCCTTCCTCGCGGTGGCGGTAGATGTTCTCGACGATGACGATGGCGTTGTCCACGAGCATGCCGAGCGCGAGGATCAGGCTGAAGAGCACGACCATGTTCAACGTGTAGCCCAGGATATCGAGCACGATGAAGGAGATCAGCATGGACAGCGGAATCGCTATGGCCACGAAAAGCGCGTTGCGCACGCCCATGAACATGAACAGCACGCAGACGACGAGGATCAGGCCCGAGATGATATTGTTCTCCAGGTCGCTGATCATGGACCGGATGTCCTTGGACTGATCCGCCAGGACCGCCAGGTTTACGGTCTTCGGCAATCGTCCCCGCTCCTCGTCCAGCAGTTCCTTTACGGCGTCGGCGATCTGAATCAGGTTCTCTCCGCTGCGTTTCTGTACGTTCAGGGAGACACAGGGCAGGCCGTTCATGCGTGCGAAGGTGGTTTCCTCTTTGAAACCGAACCGGACCTCCGCCACGTCCGCGATGGCGATGGGTTGTCGATTGCGGGTCTTGACCACCAGTGCCCCGATCTCGTCCGGGGTCGTGAATTCACCCGGGACCCGGACGGCGTACCGCAGGGTACCGGTCTTGATCGATCCGCCGGGCATATTCAGGTTTTCCTGGCGAATCGTTTCGATGATATCATCGAGTTCCAGGCCGTAGTACACCAGCCGATCCGGATCGACGTTGACCTGGACTTCCCGTTCCAACCCGCCCGCGACCGTTACGTCCAGCACGCCCGGAACCTGTTCGATACGCTGTTCCAGGTCCTCCGCGATGTCTTTCAGCGTTACGAGGCTGTGAGTCCCCGCGACGTTGATCACGAGGATGGGGATGTCGTCGAAATTGATCTCCTGGACGGTGGATTCCTCCGCGTCGTCCGGGATCTCGGCCCGCGCGAGGTCGACCTCTTCACGAACCTTCTGGAGCGCGTTGTTGATGTCGACGTCGGTTTCAAACTCGATGACCACCGTCGAGATGCCCTCGCTGGAGGTAGAGGAGATCTCCTTCACGTTGGCGAGTTCTTCAAGGTGCTTCTCGATCGGCTGGGTAACGAGGTTCTCGATATCCGCGGGAGACACGCCGAAATAGGGGGTGGCGACGAAAACGATCGGTATGGTGATCGAGGGAGCGGATTCGCGCGGGAGGGACAGGTAGGACATGAAGCCGAGGAGTATGACGGCCCCGGTCATGACGAAGATGCTGATTCTGTTTTTGATAGCCAGGTCAGAGACTTTCAAGTGGGGATACTCCCGTGGATGCCTGGGGCGAACGCCGTCACCGCGTTACATCCTGTCGTTTCTGACCTGAATGGATTCACCGTTCACCAGGTTCCGGTGGCCCACGACAATCAGGGAATCGCCGGCCGCAAGTCCGCTCGTAACCAGGACCTGGTCGCCCGAAGTCGAACCAAGCCCAACCGGTACGGACCGGGCGACGCTCTGGTCCGCCACGAATACGATCCGGCCCTGGTCGGTGTCTATGACGGCGTCCTGGGGGATGACGATGGCTTCCGGTATGTTGTCTTTGACGACGCGGATGGTGACGGCCATTTCGGGCTTGAGCCGGTGCGCCGGATTGTCCAGCGTGATTTCAACGGGTACGGTTCGGCTGTCCGGGTCCAGCGTCGTTCCGATATAGGAGACATCCGCTTCCAGGGTGACGTCCGGATAGGCGGGAAACGTCAACGCGGCCCGCGTGCCCTCGGCGACGTGTTTCAAATGCCGTTCGGGGACGCCGGTCACGATTTTGACCCGGTCGATATCTACCAGGTCCATCAGTTCCCTTCCCGGCGTGGCCAGTTCGCCCACCTCCAGATTGCGGCTGTCCACCACGCCGGAGATTGGCGCCCGGATGACCGTCTTGCTCAGGTAGGTCTGCGCCTGTTGACGCCGCGCGAGATTCATGTCATGGCGATACCTGGTGTCGAGGTACACGGACTCCGCAAGCGCTTTCTGCTCCAACAGCCGCTTCTGGTTGCGCAGGGTCAGGCCGCTGGCGTTCACGGCCGCCTCGGCCTCGTCCGCGGCAGCCCTGAGCAACTCGTCGTCCAGCCGGGCCAGCACGGCGTTCTGCCGCACAGACTCGCCTTTTTCAACCTCAATGCGCTTTACCAGTCCGGTCGCTTCGATACTCACCACAACACGCCGGACCGGCTTGACTTCGCCCACCAGCCTGAGGTGATTGATGAATTCCCGGGGGCGGACCACCCGGGTCACCACGTTTACGGCCCGCGTCTCCTCCACGACGGCCGCTTCGTTGGCGGCGCTGCCGCTTTCGCTGCAGCCCGCGGCCGCCAGTACGCCTGCCATGCATGCGGCCAAACCGAACCGACTCATAATGCGGGTGATCATCAATGCCTGCTCCTTGTCTTGCTGCCACGCCCTGTTTCAGCCCACGAATGTCGACTTGCAGGACCGGCCCCAATTACGTAACATCAGGAAAACCTGTCAAGTACATCTATACAAAGGAGAAGGGGGTTCATTCAATAAAACCGTTGTCCGCGGCAGGAAAGAATCCTTTGTCGCGGAGCCGGTCTGCGGTCGACCCCGGCATATATGTGGAAACCGTTCAACAACTTCGTTTACCGCGTCTTCTTTGCATACCGAAATCGCAGGTCGCGCGAGAGGACCCGGAGATGGGCAGCCCGGGTTTCATCCCCGTCGAATCCGGAACCCCGGCCCGTTCTGTACGTGGCATGGGGCAGGATCGGAGACGTGGTGCTCGCCACGGGACATCTCAAGCAGTTGCGCCGGTGGTTTCATCCCCGTCCAGTCTGGTTCCTGGGAAGATCCCGTGTGAAGCCTGTCGTCGAACCGTTCGTCGACGCTTTCCTGCCGTTTCCCGATCCGTCTGAGGCGGAAACCGACTCCGGTACCGCTCCCGCCGCCTCGCTCGAACGGATCGTGAACCAGTCGTTTCGGTACATCATCGCGGACATCCACACGTTCTACGGCGGCCTGTTCACCCTAGATTCCCTGCTGGCCGCCCTGCGGGCAGACCGGAAATTCGTCTACGAAGGATACTACCTGGGCAAGGACCTGGCGCCGGAACGGCCTTATCCGGCCGGTTACGAGATCGTGCCGACGTACGAGGGCCGGGCGGACCCCAGTACGGGAGACGACGGGTTCCATGTACTGAATCACAACACCCATTACATCCGGCATGTGCTTGAACAGTGCGGCGTCGAGACAGTGGACGGAGAGTTGTGGCGCCCGGACATGGGTCATATCGGGCCGGGGACGGAGGAATGCCGCCGGTTCGGGATAGAGCCGGGGGGTTACGTCGCGTGGCAACCCGCCAGCGAGAACCGGCGGAAAGACTATCCACCGCCGCACTGGGCGGAGACCATCAGCGCTTTTCCGGATCAACAGTTTGTCGCGCTGGTTGAGCCCGGGAAGGCCGCGGGCCTGGAATGGACAGCCTCGCATGACGTGCGGGTAATCGAGACGACATTATCCCGGGCAATGCGTTTGATCAGGGCGGCGCGCCTGTTCGTCGGACTCGATTCGGTGCTCAGCCATATCGCGGCTACGCTGGGCACGCCCACGGTGTGTGTCTGTCCGGACAGCCACCTCGGGTACTTCTTCCCCTATCCCCGCAACTACGGCTACACGAATCTGCACACGGTCTTTCATCCGGATTACCGGTCTTGCAGGGGCTGTTTCATGACATGCCGG harbors:
- a CDS encoding aminotransferase class III-fold pyridoxal phosphate-dependent enzyme; translated protein: MVRRSEPQEYIFHRARKDHWPRISHGRGCYLYDTEGRAYLDACAGVHVVSIGHGVEEIAEAMAEQARKVTFAYGQFTSQPQIDLARKITEMAPEGMGRVFFVSGGSEATEAAMKIARKYHIETGNPSKYQVVSCWQSWHGNTIGALSMSGRSAWRKDYTPYLLDFPHIGQHSTDELERVIRQTGAEYISAFIVEPILGTSSAGLAPPDDYFSTIRDICDHYRILLIIDEVVTGYGRTGVNFGIDHWGIVPDLMATGKGLSSGYTPIAATIARDEIYDAIYETAPAFVHGHTYGGNPLSCATALAVQEYVESHHLVKRCAKMGEVMLEQLEPLTELPMVRTVRGKGLLCGVEFAADKERGTPFEPSLGVTGRVVREAFDRGVLIMPGAPGPLDGVNGDHVAISPPYTVSENEVGRIATVLREAVETVERTL
- a CDS encoding acetoacetate decarboxylase family protein: MPYKLQPGRMYMMPTHFGPAAGPRQGPEGHGFDCRDTPRSISYSVRFLTRAEQLDALLPAGFTLAGEPVVTVTVSYLTEIEWLAGRGYNTLGVSFPAEYAGKRDRARGPFLAVLWENLADPILTGREQLGFSKIYCAIPPPVVLNGETRCAAEWLGFTFMDMRLTDMEKAPAEAEGEAAEDKTTAEKGNGAEIGEDRAVVTGTLHYKYIPRTGEWGEADAEYAVLTPSAAPNRRVTAQWNGKGRVRFHRAAWRDLPTQYHIVNAFEGLEQIAVRGASIVETVGGQDLSDQRVLT
- a CDS encoding aldo/keto reductase gives rise to the protein MAQPYILSTKLGGRPKPFDPRDTEQLRRSIETSLELLNRDTIDILMIHEPDRPGQYDWFTDWERFHGPVCELLEALKSEGIIRHTGLGGTTAYTLPAIMATGAYDVVLTAFNYSLLWQEAVHAVFPEAVKQHMGIVVGSPLQQGALSACYTEQVECGAPWLSPPRREQFRRLYALVEELDMPLPELAIRWVLSNPVVSTVLSGSRSVEEVEQNVGYVASGPLSGTVMDRVREIADMVPFRPFEEPFGLPFTRAYRGPGMAR
- a CDS encoding TolC family protein codes for the protein MIRAVINAVVSIALAAGVALPLSAQQDDEIVLTLDRAVELALRNNESLLSTRLEEDRARARVREAYSEALPKLDFSSSITRNWALPEFNFGGQTFKVGTDNVINFGLDLSQTIYRGGQVGVGLRIARYFQQISASNTERMRGDIVHQVHEGYYDVLLAEATLEVSTAAHDRAVAQYEGVQRFYEAGTVSDYDVLRARVEVTNALPPVTQAGNRLAIAKANLKRLIGLPRQVRIRCTGSLDVDVSGLPEDIETAVDQALENRSDLKAARLQTTMNDAAIRLARGENGLDVSLSAGYLMQAQVNDPGFKSIGFNDFSRSWNTLINVSIPVFDGRQNSGRIMQAQADYELSRYVEHQLGKQIEVDVTEAVLNVVEASERVRAGEEAVELASRGLSIAQVQYEGGVSTQLELIDAQFVLKQAETDHVTAKYDYATAAAKLRNVLGMMDVRPDDR
- a CDS encoding efflux RND transporter permease subunit; this encodes MKVSDLAIKNRISIFVMTGAVILLGFMSYLSLPRESAPSITIPIVFVATPYFGVSPADIENLVTQPIEKHLEELANVKEISSTSSEGISTVVIEFETDVDINNALQKVREEVDLARAEIPDDAEESTVQEINFDDIPILVINVAGTHSLVTLKDIAEDLEQRIEQVPGVLDVTVAGGLEREVQVNVDPDRLVYYGLELDDIIETIRQENLNMPGGSIKTGTLRYAVRVPGEFTTPDEIGALVVKTRNRQPIAIADVAEVRFGFKEETTFARMNGLPCVSLNVQKRSGENLIQIADAVKELLDEERGRLPKTVNLAVLADQSKDIRSMISDLENNIISGLILVVCVLFMFMGVRNALFVAIAIPLSMLISFIVLDILGYTLNMVVLFSLILALGMLVDNAIVIVENIYRHREEGTPLIRAAREGVGEVAVPVCTSTLTTLCAFTPMLFWPGIIGDFMSYLPATLIITLSASLFVGLIINPTVCSVLLTVNSARKDQKWLMIVRQRYSRFLMWALAHRTPVMFVTCGALVGMIVLYGLIGKGVEFFPETEPNQAYIDVNTAIGTKLDVSDGIVRQAEDFIQDVPDMNQYVASVGSSPNPQDFSAGGGGTPHKSRIIVDFFERQDRGQSSFSTVEMIRQRMERLIGADVEIITPQPGPPTAAPVNIEIVGEDFAVLSRLADEAVLLIENIPGLVDLKDDYDSGKPELKVEIDREQAALLELNTAQIARAVRTAINGTEASKYRVGEEEYDIVVRFAEPERSTFADLERIHIIHDDELVSLSILAQTRVAGGVGSIKRKDQERVLTIEGDVEGRLANDVLTDVQVALADLALPEGYALRYAGENVEQDEATAFLSRAFFIALILITLVLVTQFNSVTMPFIIMMSVVLSLIGVLFGLIVTATPFGIIMTGIGVISLAGVVVNNAIVLIDYIRKLRRRGLRRREAIVQGGVTRLRPVLLTAITTILGLIPLTTGISFNFMTLTLEVGGESSQWWGPMGVAVIFGLAIATVLTLIVVPVMYDFVSGWAERGDAEARAEEESGRDSGAAVDQPVPAV
- a CDS encoding efflux RND transporter periplasmic adaptor subunit, which encodes MITRIMSRFGLAACMAGVLAAAGCSESGSAANEAAVVEETRAVNVVTRVVRPREFINHLRLVGEVKPVRRVVVSIEATGLVKRIEVEKGESVRQNAVLARLDDELLRAAADEAEAAVNASGLTLRNQKRLLEQKALAESVYLDTRYRHDMNLARRQQAQTYLSKTVIRAPISGVVDSRNLEVGELATPGRELMDLVDIDRVKIVTGVPERHLKHVAEGTRAALTFPAYPDVTLEADVSYIGTTLDPDSRTVPVEITLDNPAHRLKPEMAVTIRVVKDNIPEAIVIPQDAVIDTDQGRIVFVADQSVARSVPVGLGSTSGDQVLVTSGLAAGDSLIVVGHRNLVNGESIQVRNDRM